A window from Planococcus maritimus encodes these proteins:
- a CDS encoding iron-containing alcohol dehydrogenase, producing MPISYTGWGALEQLTVEAERLNASNILIVTDPFLEELGMTRKIVEPLEAKGWKTSVYTEVVPEPPLEVGEKLVAYTKEHKFDLVIGLGGGSALDLAKLAGVLATHEGKVADYLNLTGERALTDKGIPKILIPTTSGTGSEVTNIAVLSLESTKDVVTHDYLLPDVAIVDPALTVSLSPKVTAATGIDALTHAVEAYVSKNANPVTDGLALQAIRLISGSIRTAVEDGGNKEARSNMSYGSYLAGLAFFNAGVAGVHALAYPLGGQFHISHGESNAVLLPYVMGYIRPSCEKRMKDIVEAMGVDVTQMNERQASYTCVEELKKLVADVHIPVSLKGFDIGEDALDSLADDGIKQTRILGRSPMPLEREDIYAIYHAAYSGEVIEKG from the coding sequence ATGCCGATCAGCTATACCGGCTGGGGCGCATTGGAACAGCTAACGGTTGAAGCGGAACGCCTGAACGCCAGCAATATCCTCATCGTCACCGACCCGTTTCTGGAAGAGCTCGGGATGACGAGAAAAATCGTCGAACCGCTTGAAGCAAAAGGGTGGAAGACGAGCGTCTATACAGAAGTCGTCCCGGAGCCGCCTTTGGAAGTCGGCGAAAAATTAGTCGCTTACACGAAAGAACATAAATTCGACTTAGTCATCGGCCTTGGCGGCGGCAGTGCCCTAGATCTTGCGAAACTAGCGGGGGTTCTCGCGACGCATGAAGGAAAAGTGGCCGACTATTTGAATTTGACGGGGGAACGAGCGTTAACTGATAAAGGCATACCGAAAATACTGATTCCGACGACCTCAGGAACAGGTTCTGAAGTAACGAATATTGCGGTGTTGTCTTTGGAATCCACCAAAGATGTCGTGACGCATGATTATTTATTGCCGGATGTGGCGATTGTCGACCCGGCGTTGACGGTTTCCTTGTCGCCGAAAGTGACAGCGGCGACGGGCATCGACGCGTTGACGCATGCAGTGGAAGCGTATGTATCGAAAAACGCCAACCCCGTGACAGACGGTTTGGCGTTGCAGGCGATCCGCTTGATCAGCGGGTCGATCCGCACGGCGGTAGAAGACGGGGGAAACAAAGAAGCACGCAGCAATATGAGCTACGGCAGTTATTTGGCAGGATTGGCCTTTTTCAACGCCGGCGTTGCTGGGGTGCACGCTTTGGCGTATCCGCTCGGCGGCCAGTTCCATATCTCGCACGGTGAGTCGAATGCCGTTTTGCTTCCATATGTTATGGGCTACATTCGCCCGAGCTGTGAGAAGAGAATGAAGGACATCGTCGAGGCGATGGGGGTCGATGTCACCCAAATGAATGAACGACAAGCTTCCTATACGTGCGTCGAGGAATTGAAAAAGCTCGTCGCCGACGTGCATATTCCCGTGTCGCTGAAAGGCTTCGACATTGGGGAAGACGCCTTGGACAGCTTGGCGGACGATGGCATCAAGCAAACGAGGATTCTCGGGAGAAGCCCGATGCCGCTTGAGAGAGAAGACATTTACGCCATTTACCATGCTGCTTATTCTGGAGAAGTCATTGAAAAAGGATGA
- a CDS encoding NADP-dependent oxidoreductase, whose translation MTPNTYREIHLANRPEGIPTDNDFNFVEKEIPAIGTDELLLKTLYLSVDPYMRGRMKDQKSYVAPFELNKAISGGIVAEVIESKSEHFTQGDIVTGSMDWAEYNAVEAKSVQKVDPSIAPISTRLGVLGLTGLTAYFGLLDIGKPQEGETVVVSGAAGAVGSIVGQIAKLKGAHVVGIAGSQEKIDYLINDLGFDEAVNYKDDNFKEAFQKTIPNGVDVYFDNVGGEVSDAVIVEINRNARVVLCGAISAYNNPEADIGPRIQWKFITTSSMMKGFTLGDYAHDFKTGAQDLGKWLQEGKLKYEETITEGFDNTPKAFLGLFDGSNLGKQLVKVADPDFAKL comes from the coding sequence ATGACCCCAAACACATACAGAGAAATCCACTTAGCGAACCGCCCAGAAGGCATACCAACTGACAACGACTTTAATTTTGTCGAAAAAGAAATCCCAGCTATCGGTACAGATGAATTATTGCTGAAAACTTTATACCTTTCCGTGGACCCGTACATGCGCGGTCGCATGAAAGACCAGAAATCCTATGTGGCGCCATTCGAATTGAATAAAGCAATTTCAGGCGGCATCGTCGCAGAAGTCATCGAATCGAAATCCGAACACTTCACACAAGGCGATATCGTCACAGGTTCCATGGACTGGGCTGAATACAACGCGGTCGAAGCGAAATCCGTCCAGAAAGTGGACCCATCCATTGCGCCAATTTCCACACGCCTTGGCGTACTCGGGCTGACAGGTCTCACGGCATACTTCGGCCTGCTTGATATCGGCAAGCCGCAAGAAGGCGAAACAGTCGTCGTTTCCGGCGCAGCAGGAGCTGTCGGTTCCATCGTTGGGCAAATCGCCAAACTAAAAGGTGCACATGTTGTCGGCATTGCCGGCTCACAGGAGAAAATCGATTACTTGATCAACGATCTTGGATTCGATGAAGCCGTCAATTACAAAGACGACAACTTCAAAGAAGCTTTCCAAAAAACCATTCCGAACGGTGTTGACGTCTATTTCGACAATGTCGGCGGCGAAGTATCGGACGCAGTCATAGTGGAGATTAACCGCAATGCACGTGTCGTATTGTGCGGCGCCATCTCAGCTTACAACAATCCGGAAGCAGATATCGGCCCACGCATCCAGTGGAAATTCATCACGACGAGCTCGATGATGAAAGGCTTCACGCTTGGCGATTATGCGCACGATTTCAAAACTGGCGCACAAGACCTTGGCAAATGGCTGCAAGAAGGCAAATTGAAATACGAAGAAACGATCACCGAAGGCTTCGACAATACGCCAAAAGCTTTCCTTGGCCTGTTCGATGGCAGCAACCTCGGCAAACAATTGGTGAAAGTCGCAGATCCAGATTTCGCTAAACTGTAA
- a CDS encoding NADH-dependent flavin oxidoreductase, which produces MNPQYKSLFEEITLPNGVVLSDRLGVAPMTTYSGNPDGTVSDAELAYYRRRADLGSLFVSACIAVSENGLAFPNQFIAYKDDVMPRLKQLATEMKSQGSKAILQMQHGGRQGQPDLIEAGETVAPSAIAESADKPTPRALTGEEITDIIRDFGETTRRAIEAGFDGVEIHGANTYLIQQFVSATYNQREDEWGGSLENRLKFALAVLDEVKQVAAKHADDSFIIGYRLSPEENNAESVGYTIKETQQLVERLIEGGIHYLHVSLMEFKKAPRGMEDGDSIVQILSKQIDGRVAFVVVGGVTRPDHAVAALEEGADIIVMGRQALVDPEWTEKVKQGNESEINETVPQELVGKLDIPETMWNAVTSYGMVKVDAKV; this is translated from the coding sequence ATGAACCCGCAATATAAATCATTATTTGAAGAAATCACTTTGCCAAACGGCGTTGTCCTGTCTGATCGTTTAGGCGTCGCCCCGATGACAACCTATTCAGGAAATCCAGACGGCACAGTCTCAGATGCAGAACTTGCCTATTACCGCCGCCGCGCAGACCTTGGCAGCCTATTCGTCTCTGCTTGCATCGCGGTATCGGAAAATGGTCTCGCATTCCCGAACCAATTCATCGCATATAAAGACGATGTCATGCCGCGCCTCAAGCAACTAGCGACGGAAATGAAGTCACAAGGAAGCAAAGCGATCCTGCAAATGCAGCATGGCGGTCGCCAAGGCCAGCCAGATTTGATCGAAGCGGGCGAAACGGTCGCACCGAGTGCCATCGCAGAATCCGCAGACAAGCCAACACCACGTGCTTTGACGGGTGAAGAAATCACCGACATCATCCGTGATTTCGGCGAAACGACGCGCCGCGCGATTGAAGCCGGATTTGACGGAGTGGAAATCCACGGCGCCAATACGTATTTGATCCAGCAATTCGTCTCGGCGACATACAACCAGCGCGAAGACGAGTGGGGCGGCAGCTTAGAGAACCGCTTGAAATTCGCTTTAGCCGTCTTGGATGAAGTGAAGCAAGTAGCTGCGAAACATGCAGACGACAGCTTCATTATCGGCTACCGTTTATCACCGGAAGAAAACAATGCAGAATCCGTCGGTTACACGATCAAAGAAACGCAACAATTGGTCGAGCGTTTGATCGAAGGCGGCATCCATTATCTCCACGTATCGCTTATGGAATTCAAAAAAGCACCGCGTGGCATGGAAGATGGCGATAGCATCGTTCAAATTCTGTCGAAACAAATCGACGGCCGTGTCGCGTTCGTCGTCGTCGGCGGTGTTACACGTCCTGATCATGCAGTAGCCGCGCTTGAAGAAGGAGCAGACATCATTGTCATGGGCCGCCAAGCACTGGTCGACCCAGAATGGACCGAAAAAGTGAAGCAAGGAAACGAATCAGAAATCAACGAAACGGTTCCGCAAGAATTGGTCGGCAAACTCGACATCCCAGAAACGATGTGGAACGCTGTCACTTCTTACGGCATGGTCAAAGTTGACGCGAAAGTATAA
- a CDS encoding DUF1643 domain-containing protein, translating to MSLIPAEQLKQIFSVEAKFYQAELANEKILMRREAHIRRNGVFATLADAVIVMINPSNCAQAGKTEKSPRDAEWVSTKPNPTQYQLMNLMERQGWNLVTLVNLSDICEGNMGKFKVIENQFNKAGIAHSLFQEGNVDEREALLGSADHLIFAWGSSTVAKRLASEFGLFRNGQAESPYEHAIAWVAAENGFPRHPKPATVMDRMIWLEQMEALL from the coding sequence GTGTCGCTGATTCCAGCTGAACAGTTAAAGCAAATTTTTTCGGTCGAGGCCAAGTTTTATCAGGCCGAACTAGCGAACGAAAAGATCCTCATGCGCCGGGAAGCGCACATCAGGCGAAACGGTGTGTTTGCCACTCTTGCAGACGCGGTGATCGTCATGATCAATCCATCCAATTGCGCGCAAGCAGGGAAGACGGAGAAGAGTCCGCGAGATGCAGAGTGGGTCTCCACAAAACCGAATCCGACGCAATACCAATTGATGAACTTGATGGAGAGGCAAGGATGGAATCTAGTCACGCTCGTCAATTTATCGGATATTTGTGAAGGGAATATGGGCAAGTTCAAGGTCATTGAAAATCAGTTCAATAAAGCCGGTATCGCCCATTCGTTATTCCAAGAAGGGAATGTGGATGAGCGTGAAGCTTTGCTCGGGTCTGCCGATCATCTTATTTTTGCATGGGGCTCATCGACTGTCGCCAAAAGGCTCGCGTCAGAATTTGGCTTGTTTCGAAACGGGCAGGCAGAGAGTCCGTATGAGCATGCGATTGCCTGGGTGGCAGCTGAAAACGGCTTCCCGCGCCATCCCAAACCTGCGACAGTGATGGACCGGATGATCTGGTTAGAGCAAATGGAAGCTTTGCTTTAG